From Desulfocurvus vexinensis DSM 17965:
GTCTTCGTTCTGCATGGTCTGTTCCTCCATCTATGGGGTTTATTTACCGGCGGGTGCGGGCTTCTTGTCCTGCCCGTCCCCCGGTGCCGGCACCGACCGCGGGGCACTCGCCCTCAGCGCGGCCGCCGGCCTGTTGAACGCTTCAATGAAAGCCTGGAAATTGAGGTCGATGGTGTCGGGAAGCCTCCCCGTGCGGTCGCCCGCCTCGTAGTGGGGGCTGGGCTTGGTTCGCATGACGCGGCGGTAGACCGGTTTTCCGCTCTCGTCGCTCGTCACTTCCAGGTCGCAGAAGAGGATCAGGTCGACCATGCCCAGCACGATCTTGCGGGCTTTGTCGGGGAGCGTCGGGATAATGCGGATGTACTTGCCGGTCCGCGTCTCGATTTCCTTTTCCTGAGAGTGGGATACCAGGACGAGTCCGTATGGCAGGAAGGCCAGCTTGGTCAGGACACGGTGGAACTCGTTGTTGATCAGCGCCCACCCCTTGCCGTAGCCGAGGTCGGACTCGTGTTCGATCTTGAACTTCGTGCAGATGTAGTCGCTGCACATCCGGTAGGCGTTGTCGACCGTATCCAGAATGACGGTCTTATAAGGATGTTTCCCCTCGGCGATCTCGCCGCATGCGGCGAGCAACTCTTCCCAGCTCCTGATGGGGACTTGAAAAACATCCAGCGAATTCAGTCCCGGTTCGGTGGCGAGAAACAGCGCGCCTTCTGACCGGGAACAC
This genomic window contains:
- a CDS encoding ATP-binding protein — its product is MLPTKKSPPKQDHADLTVLVYGPSKIGKSTWCSRSEGALFLATEPGLNSLDVFQVPIRSWEELLAACGEIAEGKHPYKTVILDTVDNAYRMCSDYICTKFKIEHESDLGYGKGWALINNEFHRVLTKLAFLPYGLVLVSHSQEKEIETRTGKYIRIIPTLPDKARKIVLGMVDLILFCDLEVTSDESGKPVYRRVMRTKPSPHYEAGDRTGRLPDTIDLNFQAFIEAFNRPAAALRASAPRSVPAPGDGQDKKPAPAGK